In Vibrio sp. STUT-A11, a genomic segment contains:
- the crcB gene encoding fluoride efflux transporter CrcB, translating to MGQLYILGFIAVGGAFGACSRYLISELCVTLLGRGFPYGTLTVNVVGSFIMGLLIAAFENEMLATDPWRQIVGLGFLGALTTFSTFSMDNVLLMQQGAFFKMGLNILLNVTLSISAAWIGFQLMMRN from the coding sequence ATGGGACAACTTTATATTTTAGGTTTTATCGCCGTGGGTGGGGCATTTGGGGCGTGTTCTCGTTACCTTATTTCTGAGTTGTGTGTAACTCTTTTAGGCCGTGGTTTCCCTTATGGTACGCTAACCGTTAACGTCGTCGGTTCTTTTATTATGGGATTATTGATTGCCGCTTTTGAGAACGAGATGTTGGCAACCGACCCTTGGCGACAAATCGTTGGCTTAGGCTTTTTAGGGGCTTTGACCACGTTTTCCACATTCTCGATGGATAATGTGCTCCTTATGCAGCAAGGTGCTTTTTTTAAAATGGGTTTGAATATCCTGTTGAATGTGACGCTGAGTATTTCTGCTGCGTGGATTGGCTTCCAATTAATGATGCGCAACTAG
- the thiC gene encoding phosphomethylpyrimidine synthase ThiC → MSNRKQARLEAKQFIETLSVQPYPNSNKVYVEGSRPDIRVPMREISLADSLIGGTKEAPVFEPNESVRVYDTSGVYTDPYHSIDLYNGLPKLREGWIEERNDTEILQDVSSVYAKERLEDETLDELRYGNLPHIRRAKEGHCVTQLHYARKGIITPEMEFIALRENMGRAKYRDEVLNQQHPGQNFGANLPKDITAEFVRKEVAEGRAIIPSNINHPESEPMIIGRNFLVKVNANIGNSSVTSSIEEEVEKLVWATRWGGDTVMDLSTGRNIHETREWILRNSPVPIGTVPMYQALEKVNGIAENLNWEVMRDTLIEQAEQGVDYFTIHAGLLLRYVPMTAKRVTGIVSRGGSIIAKWCLAHHQESFLYTHFREICEICAKYDVALSLGDGLRPGSVADANDEAQFAELRTLGELTKVAWEYDVQVIIEGPGHIPMHMIKENMDQQLEHCHEAPFYTLGPLTTDIAPGYDHITSGIGAAMIGWYGCAMLCYVTPKEHLGLPNKEDVKTGMITYKLAAHAADLAKGHPGAQVRDNALSKARFEFRWEDQFNLSLDPDTARSFHDETLPQESGKVAHFCSMCGPKFCSMKISQEVREYAKDTEQVAADQAISIKMLDDPLEGMRQKSEEFRATGSELYHPAVHAEVDE, encoded by the coding sequence ATGTCGAATCGCAAACAAGCGAGACTGGAAGCAAAACAGTTTATTGAAACTCTCTCAGTACAGCCGTACCCAAATTCAAACAAAGTCTATGTAGAAGGCTCACGCCCAGATATCCGTGTCCCGATGCGTGAGATCTCTTTAGCTGACAGCCTTATCGGTGGTACCAAAGAGGCTCCTGTTTTCGAGCCAAACGAGTCGGTACGTGTTTATGATACCTCTGGTGTATACACTGATCCATATCACTCTATCGACCTTTACAATGGCTTACCGAAGCTTAGAGAGGGCTGGATTGAAGAACGAAACGACACTGAAATTCTTCAAGATGTCAGCTCTGTTTACGCAAAAGAGCGTTTGGAAGATGAAACGTTGGACGAGCTGCGTTACGGAAATCTGCCTCATATTCGACGTGCTAAAGAAGGGCACTGTGTCACTCAGCTTCACTACGCACGTAAAGGGATTATTACGCCTGAAATGGAGTTCATCGCTCTACGTGAAAACATGGGGCGCGCTAAGTATCGTGATGAAGTGCTAAACCAGCAGCACCCAGGCCAAAACTTTGGAGCTAATCTACCAAAAGACATTACTGCTGAGTTTGTCCGCAAAGAAGTGGCAGAAGGTCGTGCCATCATTCCATCAAATATCAACCATCCAGAATCAGAACCAATGATTATCGGGCGTAACTTCTTAGTCAAAGTGAACGCGAACATTGGTAACTCGTCGGTGACATCTTCAATCGAAGAAGAAGTAGAAAAACTCGTATGGGCCACGCGTTGGGGTGGGGATACCGTTATGGATCTCTCTACCGGGCGCAACATCCACGAAACCCGTGAATGGATTTTACGTAATAGCCCGGTGCCAATTGGTACAGTTCCAATGTATCAGGCGCTAGAAAAAGTAAATGGTATTGCGGAAAACTTAAACTGGGAAGTGATGCGTGACACCTTAATCGAGCAGGCAGAGCAAGGCGTGGATTACTTTACCATTCACGCAGGTTTGTTACTCCGTTATGTTCCGATGACGGCAAAACGTGTTACTGGCATCGTTTCTCGAGGTGGCTCCATCATTGCTAAATGGTGTTTAGCGCATCATCAGGAAAGCTTCCTTTACACTCACTTCCGCGAAATCTGTGAAATCTGTGCTAAGTATGACGTTGCACTTTCATTGGGTGATGGCCTACGTCCTGGTTCAGTCGCAGACGCTAATGACGAAGCACAGTTTGCTGAATTAAGAACCCTTGGTGAGTTGACTAAGGTTGCCTGGGAGTATGACGTACAGGTGATCATCGAAGGCCCAGGACATATCCCAATGCACATGATCAAAGAGAACATGGATCAGCAACTGGAACATTGTCATGAAGCACCGTTCTACACCTTAGGTCCACTAACTACTGATATTGCACCGGGCTACGACCATATTACTTCCGGTATTGGTGCGGCGATGATTGGTTGGTATGGCTGTGCAATGTTGTGTTATGTCACACCTAAGGAACACTTAGGTCTGCCAAACAAGGAAGATGTGAAGACCGGCATGATCACCTACAAGCTGGCTGCACATGCTGCTGACTTGGCAAAAGGGCATCCAGGTGCACAGGTCCGTGATAATGCGCTATCTAAAGCACGTTTTGAATTCCGTTGGGAAGACCAATTCAACTTGTCATTGGACCCTGATACTGCGCGTTCTTTCCATGACGAAACACTGCCGCAAGAGTCTGGGAAAGTGGCTCACTTCTGTTCAATGTGTGGCCCTAAATTCTGCTCGATGAAGATTTCTCAGGAAGTCAGAGAATACGCGAAAGACACCGAGCAAGTTGCGGCTGATCAGGCGATTTCTATCAAAATGCTGGATGATCCGTTAGAAGGCATGCGTCAAAAGTCAGAAGAGTTTCGTGCCACAGGGTCAGAACTTTATCACCCAGCTGTACACGCTGAGGTGGATGAGTAA
- a CDS encoding thiamine phosphate synthase translates to MTKILIPSSLIELTGVVQQCLLLAKEQGFSTEELELGVSPTHLIQLVLDPNKTVCVGTDLVDGSDEALTGDFTLYYQSNLPLKETSQQSSSAIFIGIADTSPKPSSDDNTALLDIWRHPITDEVRALSANLSASNTFQAEHHLAWTVTLLAFEFPIEDALTLARAMTNVSRETLFNGETCTLHEWASHFADFPTPVLEDARLGIQVGWSSQSEAVSFPCLDKDSLGLYPVVDDVSWIERLLPLGIKTIQLRIKNPDQSDLEEQIVRAIELGRQYDAQVFINDYWQLAIKHAAFGVHLGQEDIEESNLIQLSEAGIHLGLSTHGYYELLRIVQINPSYIALGHIFPTTTKQMPSKPQGLIRLALYQKLIDSIPYGKQVGYPTVAIGGIDQFNAALVWRCGVSSLAVVRAITLSESPKSVIEFFNQLMGSAQPLQVVESESAY, encoded by the coding sequence ATGACTAAAATCCTTATTCCGTCATCATTAATAGAGCTAACGGGTGTCGTTCAGCAATGTTTATTATTGGCGAAAGAACAGGGTTTTAGTACTGAAGAACTTGAGTTGGGCGTTAGCCCAACTCATTTGATTCAACTTGTTCTCGACCCAAATAAAACAGTGTGTGTGGGCACTGATCTAGTTGATGGTTCCGATGAAGCTTTAACTGGTGATTTTACGCTTTATTACCAATCGAATTTACCTTTGAAGGAAACGAGTCAGCAAAGTTCCTCGGCTATTTTTATTGGTATCGCGGATACTTCTCCAAAGCCAAGCAGCGATGACAACACTGCTCTATTAGATATCTGGCGTCATCCAATTACTGATGAAGTAAGAGCGTTGTCAGCGAACTTGTCAGCTTCAAATACCTTTCAAGCAGAGCATCACTTAGCTTGGACGGTGACGCTGTTGGCTTTCGAATTTCCAATTGAAGACGCTTTGACATTAGCTCGTGCAATGACGAATGTTTCACGTGAAACACTGTTTAACGGTGAAACATGTACGCTTCACGAGTGGGCATCTCACTTTGCTGATTTTCCAACCCCTGTTCTAGAAGATGCTCGCTTGGGTATTCAAGTTGGTTGGTCATCGCAAAGCGAAGCGGTTAGTTTTCCCTGCCTTGATAAAGACAGCTTAGGGCTTTATCCCGTTGTTGATGATGTCAGTTGGATAGAGCGGCTTCTACCGTTGGGTATTAAGACCATCCAGCTACGTATCAAAAATCCTGACCAGTCTGATCTCGAAGAACAGATTGTTCGCGCTATTGAACTGGGACGTCAATATGATGCGCAGGTCTTCATTAATGACTATTGGCAGCTTGCTATTAAGCACGCCGCGTTTGGTGTGCACCTTGGTCAGGAAGATATCGAAGAATCTAACTTGATTCAGTTGAGTGAAGCGGGGATTCATTTAGGACTGTCAACGCATGGTTACTATGAGCTGCTGCGAATTGTCCAAATCAATCCAAGCTATATCGCGCTAGGTCATATCTTTCCGACCACGACTAAGCAAATGCCATCAAAGCCACAAGGTTTGATTCGTTTAGCTTTGTATCAAAAGCTGATAGACAGCATTCCATATGGAAAGCAAGTTGGCTATCCAACTGTCGCTATTGGCGGTATTGATCAATTTAATGCAGCGCTTGTTTGGCGATGCGGTGTATCCAGTTTAGCTGTGGTTAGAGCCATAACGTTGTCTGAGTCGCCAAAATCGGTGATTGAGTTTTTCAATCAATTGATGGGTAGCGCTCAGCCATTGCAGGTAGTGGAGAGTGAAAGTGCTTACTGA
- the thiF gene encoding thiazole biosynthesis adenylyltransferase ThiF codes for MLTDKEFIRYQRQIALPEIGESGQAKLRQSHVLVIGCGGLGSAASLYLAASGVGKLVVVDDDYVDSSNLQRQVVYREHDINRMKTEATAQQLGALNSLVQVRTIPKRLDKSQLQLEVMLADVVLDCSDNMPTRQLINQVCFQQSTPLISAAAIGWQGQFAVFDYSEQQQSSGCYRCLYPFDELKQGMKCSEMGVVGPVVGTLGNYQALAAIQKLATGKFHVASGHLHLFDGFRMAWQTMVINKDQECQVCRNANEPQHRVKRGVTNDTTKSFDN; via the coding sequence GTGCTTACTGATAAAGAGTTCATTCGCTATCAGCGTCAAATTGCGCTACCTGAAATCGGTGAATCAGGACAAGCTAAACTTAGACAGTCTCATGTTCTAGTTATTGGGTGTGGCGGACTAGGCAGTGCGGCAAGCCTGTATTTAGCAGCCTCTGGGGTGGGTAAGTTGGTGGTTGTTGATGATGACTATGTTGATAGCAGCAACTTACAACGACAGGTTGTTTATCGAGAGCATGATATCAACCGGATGAAAACTGAAGCTACTGCTCAACAGTTAGGCGCCCTTAATTCACTGGTTCAAGTTAGAACTATTCCGAAACGTCTCGATAAATCTCAGCTGCAATTGGAAGTGATGCTTGCCGATGTTGTACTCGACTGTAGTGACAACATGCCAACTCGGCAGCTGATTAATCAAGTCTGTTTTCAGCAAAGTACGCCTTTGATATCTGCGGCGGCCATTGGTTGGCAGGGACAGTTTGCTGTATTTGATTACTCAGAACAACAACAGAGTTCGGGGTGTTACCGTTGCCTGTATCCATTTGATGAGTTGAAGCAAGGCATGAAGTGCAGCGAAATGGGGGTTGTCGGTCCTGTGGTTGGAACATTAGGAAACTATCAGGCCTTAGCGGCTATTCAAAAGCTGGCGACAGGTAAGTTTCATGTGGCCAGTGGTCATTTGCACCTATTTGATGGCTTTCGTATGGCTTGGCAAACCATGGTGATCAACAAGGACCAAGAATGCCAGGTTTGTAGAAACGCGAACGAGCCACAGCACAGAGTTAAGAGAGGAGTCACAAATGACACCACCAAATCATTCGATAACTGA
- the thiS gene encoding sulfur carrier protein ThiS: MTPPNHSITELNDATSGKDKLVIITINDQPQQVALNANLLQIITQFSLPEVGCVFAINNQVVPRSEWASTVLSEGDSISLFQAIAGG, from the coding sequence ATGACACCACCAAATCATTCGATAACTGAATTGAACGACGCTACAAGTGGAAAAGATAAGTTGGTCATCATCACTATTAATGACCAACCTCAGCAGGTCGCATTAAACGCTAACTTACTGCAAATCATCACACAGTTTTCTCTACCAGAGGTAGGCTGTGTTTTTGCCATAAATAATCAGGTTGTACCGCGTAGCGAATGGGCAAGCACGGTACTGTCAGAGGGAGATAGTATCTCTCTGTTTCAAGCCATCGCAGGGGGATAA
- a CDS encoding thiazole synthase, giving the protein MLKIGDREFQSRLFTGTGKFSNSALMAEAIQVSGSQLVTMALKRVDVNDQQDDILQPLIHASVNLLPNTSGAKNAKDAVFAAQLAREALGTNWVKLEIHPDPKYLMPDPIETLAAAEQLVREGFIVLPYCHADPVLCKRLEEVGCAAVMPLGAPIGSNKGIVSHDFLEIIIDQANVPVVVDAGIGAPSHAARAMEMGADAVLVNTAIAAANDPVAMAKAFKMAVESGRMAYEAGLAGQVSHAVASSPLTAFLDEL; this is encoded by the coding sequence ATGCTGAAAATTGGTGATAGAGAATTTCAATCTCGCTTGTTCACAGGAACGGGCAAGTTTTCCAATAGCGCTCTTATGGCTGAAGCAATTCAGGTTTCAGGCTCTCAACTGGTAACGATGGCACTTAAGCGTGTAGACGTAAATGATCAGCAAGATGATATTTTGCAGCCTTTAATTCATGCTAGCGTGAATTTGTTACCGAACACTTCGGGGGCTAAAAATGCTAAAGATGCAGTTTTCGCCGCTCAACTCGCGCGTGAAGCGTTGGGAACCAATTGGGTCAAACTCGAGATTCATCCTGACCCGAAATATTTAATGCCAGATCCGATTGAAACTTTAGCTGCAGCAGAACAACTGGTTCGAGAAGGCTTTATTGTTTTGCCATATTGCCATGCCGACCCTGTGTTGTGTAAGCGACTAGAAGAAGTTGGCTGTGCAGCTGTTATGCCGTTAGGTGCACCGATCGGTTCTAACAAGGGCATTGTTTCTCATGACTTTCTAGAAATCATCATCGATCAGGCAAACGTGCCTGTCGTGGTTGATGCTGGAATTGGTGCACCTTCACATGCTGCACGTGCGATGGAAATGGGTGCGGATGCAGTACTGGTCAATACGGCAATCGCTGCAGCAAATGATCCAGTTGCTATGGCAAAAGCATTCAAGATGGCAGTAGAGTCCGGTCGTATGGCGTATGAAGCAGGTCTTGCAGGGCAGGTTTCTCATGCCGTTGCTTCAAGCCCGCTAACGGCTTTTCTTGATGAGCTGTAA
- the thiH gene encoding 2-iminoacetate synthase ThiH — translation MSFYDHFKQFNWDDISMSIYAKTAKDVERALAKPKRDLEDFKALISPAAEPYLEQMAALSYSLTRKRFGNTMSLYIPLYLSNLCANACTYCGFSMENRIKRRTLNKEEVAAEIEAIKRMKFDSVLLVTGEHETKVGMKYFREMVPMIKQRFNYLAMEVQPLDQDEYAELKSLGLDAVMVYQETYHPSTYAEHHLRGNKMDFRYRLETPDRLARAGIDKIGIGALIGLEEWRTDCFFAAAHLDYLERTYWQSRYSISFPRLRPCAGNAPTNGLQPKSVMTDKQLVQLICAYRLFNPEVELSLSTRESPNFRDNVLPLGITSMSAASKTQPGGYATEEVELEQFEISDERSAASVEDMIRAKGFDPVWRDWHSVYSG, via the coding sequence ATGAGCTTTTATGACCACTTTAAGCAGTTTAACTGGGATGATATTTCCATGTCGATATACGCCAAAACGGCGAAGGATGTGGAAAGGGCGCTGGCAAAACCCAAACGCGATTTAGAAGATTTCAAAGCGCTCATTTCTCCCGCTGCAGAACCTTATCTTGAGCAGATGGCGGCGCTTTCTTATTCGCTGACGCGTAAGCGATTTGGCAATACCATGTCGCTCTATATTCCATTGTATCTTTCTAACCTTTGTGCCAATGCTTGCACTTATTGTGGTTTTTCTATGGAAAATCGCATTAAGCGCAGAACGCTAAACAAAGAAGAAGTGGCTGCGGAAATTGAAGCTATCAAGCGAATGAAATTCGACAGTGTCTTGCTGGTAACGGGCGAGCATGAAACCAAAGTGGGTATGAAGTACTTTCGCGAAATGGTGCCGATGATAAAGCAGCGCTTTAACTATCTGGCGATGGAAGTACAGCCGCTGGATCAGGATGAATATGCCGAGCTGAAATCGCTGGGTTTGGATGCCGTGATGGTTTATCAAGAAACGTATCATCCATCGACCTACGCAGAGCATCACCTGCGCGGAAACAAAATGGACTTCCGATACCGTCTTGAGACACCAGATCGGTTAGCTAGGGCGGGAATCGACAAGATAGGTATTGGCGCGCTTATCGGGTTAGAAGAGTGGCGAACGGATTGCTTTTTTGCCGCGGCTCATCTTGATTACCTTGAGCGTACTTACTGGCAATCACGTTACTCGATATCGTTCCCTCGACTCCGTCCGTGTGCAGGCAATGCGCCGACCAATGGCTTGCAACCAAAATCAGTGATGACAGATAAACAGTTAGTCCAACTGATTTGTGCATACCGACTGTTTAACCCCGAAGTAGAGCTTTCGCTGTCGACACGCGAATCACCAAACTTCCGTGATAATGTTTTGCCTCTTGGGATTACTAGTATGTCCGCGGCATCTAAAACTCAGCCTGGTGGTTATGCGACAGAAGAAGTAGAACTCGAACAGTTCGAAATCAGCGATGAAAGAAGTGCAGCTTCAGTAGAAGATATGATCAGAGCAAAAGGTTTCGATCCAGTATGGCGAGATTGGCACTCTGTTTATTCAGGATAA
- a CDS encoding aminopeptidase P family protein, which produces MHNDTQSRVNAIREWLAQHNIDALLIPHEDEYLGEYVPAHNERLHWLTGFTGSAGSAVITKDKAAMFVDGRYTVQVTKQVPADLFEYRHLIEEPALDWIKENLTAGAAVAIDPRMHSSAWLDTAQSKLAGKFELNMLTSNPIDELWHDRPAPVVSDVRLMPTEAVGQSSESKRQEIAQLIKNAGADSAVITALDSICWLLNVRGLDVSRLPVLLSHAIIHVDSTVEYFLDPARLPGEFEAHVGTGVTVHHPEALQSRLEAMTGKKVLVDPAISNAWFKLVLQNSGASVIAAADPCLMPKAAKNAVEIAGMKACHVRDGVAMSKFLCWLEAEVAAGNLHDEATLADTLEAFRKEDPTLMDLSFDTISAAGGNAAMCHYNHENQPEPGKLELNTLYLVDSGGQYLDGTTDITRTIAIGQPSAEMIKQFTLALKGHIGVARARFPKGTCGYQIDTLARQHLWAEGYDYDHGTGHGVGHFLSVHEGPASISKRQINVPLTEGMVLSNEPGYYRADAFGIRIENLELVVETPTNGDFPVLSFESLTRCPIDKRNINVDMLTRPELAWLNDYHQKVWEQISPLVEGKVKDWLREATLPLTHS; this is translated from the coding sequence ATGCATAACGATACTCAAAGCCGCGTGAACGCGATTCGCGAATGGCTTGCTCAACACAATATTGATGCCCTGCTCATCCCACACGAAGATGAGTACCTGGGCGAATACGTACCGGCTCATAACGAACGCCTACATTGGCTAACCGGATTTACTGGTTCAGCCGGTTCAGCCGTCATTACCAAAGATAAAGCGGCTATGTTTGTTGATGGCCGCTATACCGTTCAAGTCACCAAACAAGTTCCAGCTGATCTATTTGAATACCGTCACCTGATTGAAGAACCAGCACTTGATTGGATCAAAGAGAACCTTACAGCGGGAGCAGCAGTAGCGATTGACCCACGTATGCATAGCTCAGCATGGCTAGATACGGCGCAGTCGAAACTGGCCGGTAAGTTTGAACTTAATATGCTAACCAGTAACCCGATTGATGAGTTATGGCATGATCGCCCTGCTCCAGTGGTTTCTGATGTTCGCCTGATGCCAACGGAAGCGGTCGGTCAATCTAGCGAAAGTAAACGTCAGGAGATCGCTCAGCTAATTAAAAATGCTGGTGCTGACAGTGCAGTGATCACCGCGCTTGATTCTATTTGTTGGCTATTGAACGTTCGTGGTTTGGATGTATCTCGTCTACCCGTACTTCTGTCTCATGCGATTATTCATGTAGATTCCACCGTGGAATACTTCCTTGACCCAGCTCGACTGCCAGGGGAATTTGAAGCACACGTAGGTACAGGTGTCACCGTGCATCATCCTGAAGCACTTCAGTCTCGTCTTGAAGCGATGACGGGCAAAAAGGTATTAGTCGATCCAGCGATCAGCAATGCATGGTTTAAGCTGGTTCTGCAGAATTCTGGCGCATCGGTTATCGCGGCGGCAGATCCATGTCTAATGCCAAAAGCAGCGAAGAACGCGGTTGAAATTGCGGGTATGAAAGCGTGTCACGTACGCGACGGCGTTGCGATGAGTAAGTTCCTATGTTGGTTAGAGGCAGAAGTAGCGGCTGGTAATCTTCATGATGAAGCCACACTCGCCGACACATTAGAAGCATTCCGTAAAGAAGATCCAACATTGATGGACCTAAGCTTTGATACGATCTCTGCAGCCGGTGGTAACGCCGCAATGTGTCACTACAACCATGAGAACCAGCCAGAGCCAGGTAAGCTAGAATTGAACACGCTTTATCTGGTTGACTCTGGCGGTCAGTACTTAGATGGCACAACCGACATCACGCGTACCATTGCGATTGGCCAACCATCAGCGGAAATGATCAAGCAATTCACTCTGGCGTTAAAAGGCCATATTGGTGTTGCTCGTGCACGTTTCCCGAAAGGTACTTGTGGCTACCAGATTGATACATTGGCTCGCCAACACCTATGGGCAGAAGGTTACGATTACGACCACGGTACTGGTCATGGTGTCGGTCACTTCCTGAGTGTACATGAAGGTCCTGCAAGCATTTCTAAAAGACAAATCAATGTACCGCTAACAGAAGGTATGGTGCTATCCAATGAGCCGGGTTATTACCGCGCTGACGCATTCGGTATCCGTATCGAAAACTTAGAGCTAGTGGTTGAAACACCAACTAACGGAGACTTCCCAGTTCTGTCATTTGAGTCACTGACTCGTTGCCCAATCGACAAACGTAACATCAACGTGGATATGCTGACTCGTCCAGAACTGGCATGGTTGAATGATTACCACCAAAAAGTCTGGGAGCAAATCAGCCCTCTTGTCGAAGGTAAGGTAAAAGACTGGCTACGCGAAGCTACTCTGCCTTTGACACATTCGTAA
- a CDS encoding LysR family transcriptional regulator: protein MNIEKLARIDLNLLVCFKVLMEELNVTRAAHRLCLSQSAVSKSLAKLRTQFDDPLFTRNSHGLTPTPRSLFLKPKLDLLINQLEVLTQPEEFSPQSSEYRFQIAAVESVYPLILPHFLPAIFQQAPGVTISTHPWSDNTFKMLQRGELDLGLTGKDIDINDAKLTLLPPDDICEQEIYRDHQMCIIRKSHPALNKNWNLEAYLSLRHVQVRCDGNDRWLLDYRLADIGAERDIAVTVPDFNSAASLCSYTDFIFTAPSHFVQLAAKQLDLAVLPLPLEFPPMAYTLFWHRDRENDPALNWLRTMITQKTDHLR, encoded by the coding sequence ATGAATATAGAGAAATTGGCACGTATTGATCTGAATCTGCTGGTTTGTTTTAAAGTTCTGATGGAAGAGCTCAACGTAACCCGAGCCGCACACCGACTTTGTCTTAGCCAGTCAGCGGTGAGTAAATCACTCGCTAAATTGCGTACTCAGTTTGACGACCCGTTGTTTACTCGTAATTCGCATGGACTGACACCCACGCCTCGTTCCCTATTTCTAAAGCCGAAACTCGATCTGTTGATAAATCAGCTGGAAGTACTGACACAACCCGAAGAGTTTTCTCCACAAAGCAGTGAGTACCGCTTTCAAATCGCGGCGGTGGAAAGCGTCTACCCTTTAATTTTGCCTCACTTTTTACCTGCTATTTTTCAGCAGGCACCCGGCGTGACCATCAGCACTCATCCTTGGTCGGATAACACATTTAAAATGCTGCAACGCGGAGAATTGGATTTGGGGTTAACCGGTAAAGACATCGACATTAACGATGCCAAACTTACTCTGCTGCCACCGGATGATATTTGTGAGCAAGAGATCTATCGCGACCATCAAATGTGCATTATCCGTAAGAGCCATCCCGCACTAAACAAAAATTGGAACCTTGAGGCCTACTTGTCTCTGCGCCATGTTCAAGTGCGTTGCGATGGTAATGATCGTTGGCTATTGGATTATCGTCTCGCCGACATTGGCGCAGAACGGGACATCGCGGTCACAGTTCCAGATTTCAATAGTGCCGCAAGTTTGTGTTCTTATACCGATTTTATCTTCACAGCACCAAGTCATTTTGTTCAGCTAGCAGCTAAGCAACTTGACTTAGCCGTTCTGCCATTGCCACTCGAATTTCCGCCAATGGCATATACTTTGTTCTGGCATAGAGACAGAGAAAACGACCCGGCACTGAACTGGTTACGCACGATGATCACGCAAAAAACCGATCACCTTAGATAA
- a CDS encoding multidrug effflux MFS transporter, with protein MSSHSSNSKMQMALLTLLVLFSPLAIDIYLPALPLIASTFQVDNALAQDTITWFLFAMGVGQLFAGPLADKLGRRTVALGGITIYAMSALLAWSAQNIEWMLMSRLLQGLGACATSVAAFATVRDIFGPEKSGKMISYLNGAICFIPALAPILGSWLTQQFDWRANFSFMAGFAVVSGALMFLMMKETNPATEKQAVFKLSRYWAVLSTPSFIFHASLCLMAMAVILAYVTSAPSVLMTGMGLSMNEFTFWFGVNAVINIAACMLAPKFMDRFGTHNTLVVGISTLGLAGVVMMLMNGQNTAFSFMLPIFMSSIGFALILGGAAGKALEPFGDKAGTAAALLGLFQMSGSGLLVGTLQRLSLDPQTLIALQMWLMLPALAILFTKAGKNWHSSFVKA; from the coding sequence GTGTCTAGCCATAGTTCTAACAGTAAAATGCAGATGGCGTTATTGACCCTTTTGGTACTTTTTAGTCCACTTGCGATAGATATTTATCTTCCTGCCTTACCTCTTATCGCTTCCACGTTTCAGGTAGATAATGCGCTAGCACAAGACACGATCACTTGGTTTTTGTTTGCTATGGGTGTCGGTCAGCTTTTTGCCGGCCCGCTAGCAGACAAACTCGGACGTCGAACTGTTGCATTGGGTGGTATCACCATTTACGCAATGAGTGCTTTATTGGCGTGGAGTGCTCAAAATATTGAGTGGATGTTGATGTCCCGATTGCTACAAGGCTTAGGCGCATGTGCGACATCAGTGGCAGCCTTTGCAACAGTTCGCGATATCTTTGGCCCAGAAAAAAGCGGCAAGATGATTAGCTACCTTAATGGTGCGATCTGCTTTATCCCGGCTTTGGCTCCTATTCTGGGTAGCTGGCTGACGCAGCAATTTGACTGGCGTGCGAATTTCAGTTTTATGGCTGGTTTCGCGGTGGTTTCTGGTGCGTTGATGTTTCTGATGATGAAGGAAACCAACCCTGCGACAGAAAAACAAGCGGTATTCAAACTCAGTCGTTACTGGGCTGTGCTCAGTACGCCGTCTTTCATTTTCCACGCATCGCTGTGTTTGATGGCAATGGCGGTAATCCTTGCCTATGTGACTTCTGCGCCGTCAGTACTGATGACCGGAATGGGCCTATCGATGAATGAGTTTACCTTCTGGTTTGGCGTGAACGCAGTAATAAACATCGCTGCATGTATGCTCGCACCTAAGTTTATGGATCGTTTTGGTACGCACAACACACTGGTTGTGGGTATTTCGACCTTAGGTCTGGCTGGTGTGGTTATGATGTTGATGAATGGTCAGAACACCGCGTTCTCTTTTATGCTGCCAATCTTTATGTCTTCTATCGGTTTCGCTCTCATTCTTGGCGGAGCGGCGGGTAAGGCACTAGAACCGTTCGGTGATAAAGCGGGTACGGCGGCAGCGTTACTTGGATTGTTCCAAATGAGTGGCTCTGGTTTGTTGGTTGGTACGCTGCAGCGTTTATCACTAGATCCGCAAACACTAATTGCACTTCAAATGTGGCTCATGCTGCCTGCACTTGCGATATTGTTTACCAAAGCAGGTAAGAATTGGCATTCAAGCTTTGTTAAAGCGTAA